The genomic interval ATTTCTATAATTGGACCTTCTGGAAGTGGAAAATCAACTTTTCTAAGATGTATCAATAAATTAGAAGAACCTTCTTCAGGACATATCTATATAGATGGTATGGATTTAATGGATAAAAATACTGATATCAACAAAGTTAGAGAAAGAGTTGGTATGGTGTTTCAACACTTTAATCTATTTCCTAATATGACAGTTTTAGATAATCTTACTCTTTCTCCTATAATGGTTAAAAAGGAAAGCAAAGAAGAAGCAGAAAAATATGCACTTTCTTTACTTGAGAAAGTTGGACTATCAGATAAGGCTAATTCTTATCCTACTCAATTATCGGGTGGACAAAAACAAAGAATAGCTATTGCAAGAGCCTTAGCTATGAAGCCAGAAGTAATACTTTTTGATGAACCTACTTCTGCACTGGATCCTGAAATGATAAAAGAAGTTCTTGATGTTATGAGAGATCTTGCAAAAGAAGGTATGACTATGCTTATAGTTACACACGAAATGGGCTTTGCTAGAAATGTTGGTAATAGAATTTTATTTATGGATAAAGGTGAAATTATTGAGGATTGTTCACCTAAAGAATTTTTTGAAAATCCTACAAATGAAAGAATTAAAGATTTCTTAAATAAAGTTTTAAACAAATAAAAATTATAAATATTAAGGAGTGATTGTTATGAAAAAAGTTTTTAAATTAATGTTGATGTCTTTATTGTCTGTTGTTATTTCTGTTTCTGCTTTTGCTAAAAACAAAGTTGTATATGTTGGAACAAATGCTGAATTTGCACCTTTTGAATACCTTGAAAAAAATAAGGTTGTAGGTTTTGATATAGATTTATTAGATGCTATTTCAAAAGAAACTGGTTTAGAATTCAAAGTGCAAGATATGGCATTTGATGGTTTATTACCTGCTCTACAAACTAAAAAAGTTGATATGGTTATAGCTGGAATGTCTGCAACTCCTGAAAGAAAAAAAGCTGTTGCTTTCTCTAAATCATATTTCAAAGCTAAACAAGTTGTTATAACTAAAGGTGTTGACAAATCTTTAAAAAGTTTTAAAGACTTATCAGGTAAAAAAGTTGGAGTTATGTTAGGATTCACAGGAGACACTGTTGTAAGTGAAATCAAAGGTGTAAAAGTTGAAAGATTCAATGCTTCTTATGCTGCTATCATGGCACTTTCTCAAAATAAAGTTGATGCTGTAGTTCTTGATTCAGAACCTGCAAAAAAATATACTGCTAATAATAAACAATTCGTTATAGCTTCTATACCTGCTGAAGAAGAAGACTATGCTATAGCTGTTAGAAAAAATGATAAAGAATTATTAGATAAAATCAATGCAGCTCTTGATAAAATAAAGGCTAATGGAGAATACGATAAACTTTTAAAGAAATACTTTAAATAATTATTTTTGTATAAATAAAGAGATTTATATATTTAAAAGTAAAAAATAAGTGAGTTACGAATGGAAATTTTAGATAAAAAATCAAATAGAATGAGCCGAGTAATTATCGGAGTGTC from Fusobacterium pseudoperiodonticum carries:
- a CDS encoding basic amino acid ABC transporter substrate-binding protein, with the protein product MKKVFKLMLMSLLSVVISVSAFAKNKVVYVGTNAEFAPFEYLEKNKVVGFDIDLLDAISKETGLEFKVQDMAFDGLLPALQTKKVDMVIAGMSATPERKKAVAFSKSYFKAKQVVITKGVDKSLKSFKDLSGKKVGVMLGFTGDTVVSEIKGVKVERFNASYAAIMALSQNKVDAVVLDSEPAKKYTANNKQFVIASIPAEEEDYAIAVRKNDKELLDKINAALDKIKANGEYDKLLKKYFK
- a CDS encoding amino acid ABC transporter ATP-binding protein; amino-acid sequence: MINITNLYKNFGDLEVLKNISTEIKKGEIISIIGPSGSGKSTFLRCINKLEEPSSGHIYIDGMDLMDKNTDINKVRERVGMVFQHFNLFPNMTVLDNLTLSPIMVKKESKEEAEKYALSLLEKVGLSDKANSYPTQLSGGQKQRIAIARALAMKPEVILFDEPTSALDPEMIKEVLDVMRDLAKEGMTMLIVTHEMGFARNVGNRILFMDKGEIIEDCSPKEFFENPTNERIKDFLNKVLNK